In the genome of Populus trichocarpa isolate Nisqually-1 chromosome 10, P.trichocarpa_v4.1, whole genome shotgun sequence, the window tattagaaacattaaaatatttgggTTCAAAAACTAATGAAATGAAGTgaacttgattattatttttttttgttcattttgatttattttggtcacttgatttttttttttaattttatctgttgatattagattaatttagaGTTGGAAGGGTTGGGTCCAATGATTTGTTTCGGAAACAAATTCAACATTATGTAGATatttaatttgacaaaatcaaagtcaattttattgattttttttttcaattggaccttttatatatatatatattttttttgtcatttgaaattttttggtcATTTAACCTTTTGTTTccaatttaatccttttatattaaaaggaGATAGTTTTTAGTTAGctatattctaatttttttcattttttttatcaaattaaaaacccttgatataaaaaaatgtttttgttaaaaaaatatattaataagaaaaaaaaattatactagaattaatttttagttgagtgtaaattatttatttttttatcaaaaacaatttttttatcatgaaataaactaaaaaagaattgaagagcTTCTTGCAACATTGAAATCATATGActtaatattcatttttatcctagctttttcatttttatcctaGCTTTTCGACTCAACTTTTAGttagaattaataaatttgttattatttattaatacatataattattaaattttttttattaaatgcatatattaacttttctagttttgaaaactttctttattgtaaaaaaaaaaaaacattaacaaccccacatttgttttttgaattaaaaaaaattactttatcaAGTGGCGTGGAGAACCAtctaagtttttgtttttatttgcatttttttttcggGATTGGGTCctacaaactttttttttacaatctcaagtatttttggaataattaaaaaaaaacatcacatgctttgatatattttttgtttttaatctaagATTCAAGAAATTACAGTTTCTCTCCCGAGCTCTACACATGAACACTTAACATTAGAAGTttgtcattatatatataactgaATAGCTCTCAAAGCATGAATTAATGAAATTGTctttcataatttataattacaataatatcatccataattttataattccaTGAAAATAAATTCCTTTTAAGCATTTCACCAAACAATTTCTAggcataatttttgtttttgttttttttttttaataatttatttggaaaGAAAGTAACCAAAGGATTTGCATATAAAAAGACACAATCCATTCATTCAAGAGATACAATTTTGATTACCTTACCTGTCCAATGTTCTTGCATCCAAACTCAAGTTTCTCCATTTCAAGAATGGAAGTCTAGTAGTAGGCATATGCTCAAGTGGTCTGCTTGTACCCTTCCAAGAAAAAGGAGCTACCACGCAAGATCGGTTGTTTAGCCTATTGATTTGACTGGAGGAGGGAAGGCGGTTGGTTCATGCACGGCACAAGAGTCAAGGAACTTTCCGATCAAGTCAATCCCAGACCCAATAATCCATTTCTTTAATTCAATATGAAAGCCGAGGCGAGAAAGACCGAGTGGTGGtggaaaaataatatgttttttttacaagagaGTACAGAAAAATGGAATGAATTATTCACATATGAATAACAAATCTAACTCTGAATCTACAGGCATCCCAACTTCTGTATGTTTCTTGACGCCTCACAACAAAAACGGCCGGCCGATCGGACTCATGCATTGTGCTGAGTCTTAGAGCCATTGATGATGGATGGCCATGTCGATCATGCAAAGGCAAATAATCATACTTCTGTGGTCAACAGTCCTGGACTTGAGGGGACACCTAAATCATTTGATAGCTTTGTACACAACTGCAGGAATAACAACATATGCAAATCGAGTGTTAGTAATATCATCACGAAAGGATAGAGGgaggggagggagggagggagagagaagcATGCCTGTCTGTATGCTGAAGAATCTCCATAAGATTTTCTTAATTCAACTACATACAGTGATGGGCTAATCTCAAACACCTGAAACATTAGAAAATGTATTGATAGGTTATGGTTGCGGCACAAACACAATGTACAAATTAAGTTCCTGCAGCAACATGTCAAAAAAAGCATCTCAAAAACCAAGGAAATCTGAGAATGGATTTACCTCTGTGGCAACAGAAAGACTGCCCGAACTTTTCTTTCCTCTGTGCTCTTGAATCACTTGAAACTGGAAAAGTATGTGCACAGGTATTTCTTAGTTACAACCCAGTGTTAAAATGGCATGATTCCTCAAGTCTGGTACCAGACATGAGAgattactgataaaaaaaatactaactcTTCCATTTCTCTTCTGGACTCGAAACCCCATCTCCGTCACAATATCCTCTATCTTCTCGAGCAAATCGCTCATAGAATGATTGGATGTAAATCTGATCTTCCTCTCAGAAACATCCTAAATTGAGGCAGATGCAATCAGACATCAAAGTGTGTATGCAAATGTGTAGCAGAAGGAAAAATGATAAACAAAGCTACAAATCATAAAGCCTTGAATTTCTTTTGACTGAAAAATGGTATAAAGCTAGTGCTTTGTGTTTGTTCACCTCTTTCTCAAATAAACCTGAGAGGTCTAGGCATGAGGACATCCCAATTAATTGAAAAGCATTGATGAGGTTGGGTGATTTTGGACTCCCATCTTCTGATGGCTACACCGAAGGAAAACTCTTTTAAGTAATAACACTAAAGCAATAAGTAAGTGGTCAACAAAGATAAGAGAATCTCGAGTTCTTACCGCTTCCTGAATCGAAAAAGCTGCGTCGTCGATATATACATCATCTTGTTCTTCTGCAGAATCCATCGGAGTATAGTCCAGCTTAAACCATTCATCAGCTTTGATATCTGCTGTTGTTATTCTGGTAACAGGGTTGGGATCAAGAATCctctttatcatatttttagcaCCCGGTGACAACCATTTTGGTACCTGAGCATCCCCCTTGAAGATCTGGAGTCCATCAAGATAATCAAACATTGGCGTTCTTTTCCAGAAAATGAAACACGATGGGACATTTTAGGAAGATCGACAACAAAATGTCAGTACCTTTTGATATAGAACAGCAAGATTTCTATCATCAAAAGGCAGGTACCCTGTGAgaattacatacaaaataacaCCGCATGACCATATATCTGATGTAGCACCATCATAACCTCTATTCGAGAGAATCTCAGGCGCAACATAGTTAGGACTTCCACAGGTTGTATGCAATAACCCGTCATCCTATGGCATCACAAAGAGTTTAGATAACACAAAAGAAGATATAAACATATATACATGTTTAATGTCTAGAGAAGCATACCCTAAAATGCTGGGGCAAAGCACTgagtccaaaatcagatatcTTGATGTTTCCTTTTGCATCAACAAGAACATTCTCTAGCTGCAAGTTGAGTCCGCATTCGTATTAGAATGGCGAGCGGAAAAAAACCTCGCATTCAGATAGCATAAACAAATGTTATGATAGCTAATACGTTTACTTACCTTAAGATCCCTGTGAAAAACACCTTTGCTATGACAGTAACTGACACCATCAATCAACTGCTGGAACATCTTCCTGCCCTCTGCTTCTGGAAGCTTGCCCTTTGATGCCTGCAGGAGATACGCAGCTGAATATGTCACAAAGCTTGAACCTTATCAATTTGAAACATATCTCTTTATGAGGTTGATGAGCTCTAGACATATCAAATGTGAGTAAAGATTAATTCTCACGATTCTATCAAACAATTCCCCTCCAGTTACATATTCAAGGACCATATAAATCTTGGATTTGCTTGCTAGGACCTGCATTGGGAAAGGAAAGCACAATTAGCAC includes:
- the LOC7496484 gene encoding CBL-interacting serine/threonine-protein kinase 1 isoform X4, with amino-acid sequence MVRKEEEKQKKEKGMQLGKYELGRTLGEGNFGKVKLAKNIETGQPFAVKILEKNRIIDLKITDQIKREIATLKLLKHPNVVRLHEVLASKSKIYMVLEYVTGGELFDRIASKGKLPEAEGRKMFQQLIDGVSYCHSKGVFHRDLKLENVLVDAKGNIKISDFGLSALPQHFRDDGLLHTTCGSPNYVAPEILSNRGYDGATSDIWSCGVILYVILTGYLPFDDRNLAVLYQKIFKGDAQVPKWLSPGAKNMIKRILDPNPVTRITTADIKADEWFKLDYTPMDSAEEQDDVYIDDAAFSIQEAPSEDGSPKSPNLINAFQLIGMSSCLDLSGLFEKEDVSERKIRFTSNHSMSDLLEKIEDIVTEMGFRVQKRNGRFQVIQEHRGKKSSGSLSVATEVFEISPSLYVVELRKSYGDSSAYRQLCTKLSNDLGVPSSPGLLTTEGTSRPLEHMPTTRLPFLKWRNLSLDARTLDR
- the LOC7496484 gene encoding CBL-interacting serine/threonine-protein kinase 1 isoform X1 → MVRKEEEKQKKEKGMQLGKYELGRTLGEGNFGKVKLAKNIETGQPFAVKILEKNRIIDLKITDQIKREIATLKLLKHPNVVRLHEVLASKSKIYMVLEYVTGGELFDRIASKGKLPEAEGRKMFQQLIDGVSYCHSKGVFHRDLKLENVLVDAKGNIKISDFGLSALPQHFRDDGLLHTTCGSPNYVAPEILSNRGYDGATSDIWSCGVILYVILTGYLPFDDRNLAVLYQKIFKGDAQVPKWLSPGAKNMIKRILDPNPVTRITTADIKADEWFKLDYTPMDSAEEQDDVYIDDAAFSIQEAPSEDGSPKSPNLINAFQLIGMSSCLDLSGLFEKEDVSERKIRFTSNHSMSDLLEKIEDIVTEMGFRVQKRNGRFQVIQEHRGKKSSGSLSVATEVFEISPSLYVVELRKSYGDSSAYRQLCTKLSNDLGVPSSPGLLTTEV
- the LOC7496484 gene encoding CBL-interacting serine/threonine-protein kinase 1 isoform X3, whose translation is MVLEYVTGGELFDRIASKGKLPEAEGRKMFQQLIDGVSYCHSKGVFHRDLKLENVLVDAKGNIKISDFGLSALPQHFRDDGLLHTTCGSPNYVAPEILSNRGYDGATSDIWSCGVILYVILTGYLPFDDRNLAVLYQKIFKGDAQVPKWLSPGAKNMIKRILDPNPVTRITTADIKADEWFKLDYTPMDSAEEQDDVYIDDAAFSIQEAPSEDGSPKSPNLINAFQLIGMSSCLDLSGLFEKEDVSERKIRFTSNHSMSDLLEKIEDIVTEMGFRVQKRNGRFQVIQEHRGKKSSGSLSVATEVFEISPSLYVVELRKSYGDSSAYRQLCTKLSNDLGVPSSPGLLTTEV
- the LOC7496484 gene encoding CBL-interacting serine/threonine-protein kinase 1 isoform X2 produces the protein MVLASKSKIYMVLEYVTGGELFDRIASKGKLPEAEGRKMFQQLIDGVSYCHSKGVFHRDLKLENVLVDAKGNIKISDFGLSALPQHFRDDGLLHTTCGSPNYVAPEILSNRGYDGATSDIWSCGVILYVILTGYLPFDDRNLAVLYQKIFKGDAQVPKWLSPGAKNMIKRILDPNPVTRITTADIKADEWFKLDYTPMDSAEEQDDVYIDDAAFSIQEAPSEDGSPKSPNLINAFQLIGMSSCLDLSGLFEKEDVSERKIRFTSNHSMSDLLEKIEDIVTEMGFRVQKRNGRFQVIQEHRGKKSSGSLSVATEVFEISPSLYVVELRKSYGDSSAYRQLCTKLSNDLGVPSSPGLLTTEV